Proteins encoded within one genomic window of Gigantopelta aegis isolate Gae_Host chromosome 2, Gae_host_genome, whole genome shotgun sequence:
- the LOC121379699 gene encoding zinc finger CCCH domain-containing protein 13-like, which produces MWHAEILKTIEIETSENIEKRNSKEKIEKTGVLDKRDTQERQGGNFNKIQLLEKLQGIETIREEGLDKTDSIEKLESTERREGNVELEKRCGLENVEGKELDKRDNAEKSDDILIIELLEKLQIGQRDGTHELEERRSIEKMHVIERMEKIDEREEELDQQDTIEIEEIKVIEKIESIDNTKVNDNLEKQYGRAKGQEIEELDKKDETERHEDIVNAELLEKIKIEKRDGRGEVQEVNSVYKTEGNEDLDKRENIETTEKTHDVEVEEIDKSQKIQDIYSMEKTEETESMEKNEEMDKTQKIEVDSVEKKEEIDSMEKITKRDTVELMYGVKDIEVIQNIESAEKVYKEGLETRSTIKRKEETDNIKSSEEMKSVVKTTEKEELEKTESVESRKGHEDSGVQYTTDVRAAIEKIESIEKTENIEKIESIEKLEKKEELEEIESTEKLDGKEEQDTKDETELNEGLGNIDSAEKQEYIQAVISELENTEPTDCAEDLETPETGSDVLLNRNLTSCPRGASRKGTKKGVRHREQPDQVVPNLHDPTTGKDRLNNAPLGEAGAQDRQSDAGGDMATDLKQICDAPKEKDEVSRGCFCC; this is translated from the exons ATGTGGCATGCAGAAATATTAAAGACAATAGAAATAGAGACAAGCGAGAAtatagaaaaaagaaacagtAAAGAGAAAATTGAGAAGACAGGAGTGCTAGATAAAAGAGACACACAAGAGAGACAAGGGGgtaactttaataaaatacaacttTTAGAGAAACTGCAAGGTATAGAGACGATTAGAGAAGAGGGATTGGACAAAACAGATAGCATAGAGAAATTGGAAAGcacagagagaagagagggaaaTGTTGAACTAGAAAAGAGATGTGGCCTAGAGAATGTAGAGGGAAAAGAACTCGACAAGAGAGACAATGCCGAGAAAAGCGATGATATTTTGATTATAGAACTGTTAGAGAAACTACAAATAGGGCAAAGAGACGGAACACATGAACTAGAGGAAAGACGTAGCATAGAGAAGATGCATGTAATAGAACGGATGGAGAAAATAgacgagagagaagaggaaCTAGACCAACAAGACACAATAGAGATTGAAGAGATTAAAGTCATAGAGAAAATAGAAAGCATAGATAACACAAAAGTGAATGACAATTTGGAGAAACAATATGGCCGAGCGAAGGGACAGGAGATAGAAGAACTTGACAAGAAAGACGAAACGGAGAGACACGAGGATATTGTCAATGCAGAACTATtagagaaaataaaaatagagaaaCGTGACGGAAGAGGAGAAGTACAGGAAGTAAATAGCGTATACAAAACAGAGGGAAACGAAGATCTAGACAAAAGAGAGAATATTGAGACAACGGAGAAAACACATGACGTAGAAGTAGAAGAAATAGACAAATCTCAGAAAATACAAGACATATATAGCATGGAGAAAACCGAAGAAACAGAAAGCATGGAGAAAAACGAAGAAATGGATAAAACACAGAAAATAGAGGTAGATAGTGtagagaagaaagaagaaatagaTAGCATGGAGAAAATAACCAAACGAGACACAGTAGAGCTAATGTATGGCGTTAAGGACATTGAAGTCATACAGAACATAGAAAGCGCAGAAAAGGTATACAAGGAGGGACTAGAGACACGGTCCACAAtaaagagaaaagaagaaactgACAACATAAAAAGCTCGGAGGAAATGAAAAGCGTGgtaaaaacaactgaaaaagaAGAACTAGAGAAAACAGAGAGCGTGGAATCAAGAAAAGGACACGAAGACTCAGGCGTACAATATACAACAGATGTAAGAGCAGCAATAGAGAAAATAGAGAGCATAGAGAAAACAGAGAACATAGAGAAAATAGAGAGCATAGAGAAACTAGAGAAAAAGGAAGAACTAGAGGAAATAGAGAGCACAGAGAAATTAGACGGAAAGGAGGAACAGGACACAAAAGACGAAACGGAACTAAACGAAGGACTAGGGAACATAGACAGTGCGGAGAAACAGGAATATATACAGGCGGTTATATCTGAGCTGGAGAACACGGAGCCAACAGACTGTGCCGAGGACTTGGAGACACCAGAAACCGGATCTGACGTTCTACTGAACAGAAACCTGACTTCTTGTCCACGGGGAGCCTCGAGGAAAGGAACGAAGAAAGGTGTGAGACATCGTGAACAACCCGACCAGGTGGTGCCTAACTTACACGATCCAACGACGGGCAAGGACAGACTGAACAACGCACCGCTGGGCGAAGCTGGTGCCCAG GACAGACAGTCGGATGCCGGTGGAGACATGGCGACGGACCTGAAACAG ATCTGTGATGCTCCAAAGGAAAAGGACGAAGTCAGTCGGGGTTGTTTCTGCTgctga